Proteins encoded together in one Quercus lobata isolate SW786 chromosome 3, ValleyOak3.0 Primary Assembly, whole genome shotgun sequence window:
- the LOC115981526 gene encoding amidase 1-like isoform X2: MAKDTDYGAFMEKFVLQQSSSARELPLNSLTFAVKDIFDVDGYVTGFGNPDWARTHPAATSTAPAVLAVLRGGATCVGKTVLDEMAYSMNGENKHYGTPKNPCAPDRVPGGSSSGSAVAVGAKLVDFSLGTDTGGSVRIPASHCRILGFRPSHGAISTTGVIPMAQSFDSVGWFARDPMILNRVGRVLLQLPEVDPVIPSQIIIAEDCFQLSTIPSDRVTEPLLKSVNKLFGGDLVKHAVLGDYVKEKLPSLKQFMIKGNVDQEYNIPSLAALASAVQLLLRYEFKNNHGEWISTVKPDLGPGISERVREALRATDENLDVCHSVKTELRAALNALLGDFGVLAIPTVPGPPPKLQSDQIPLEAFRAKASSLQSIAGVSGFCQVSIPLGMYDNLPVAISLLAKHGSDGFLLNFVEILYDTLQEEVGVAEKKGY, translated from the exons ATGGCAAAAGACACTGACTATGGAGCTTTCATGGAGAAGTTCGTTCTACAACAAAGCTCATCAGCCCGTGAGCTTCCTTTGAATTCACTCACCTTTGCTGTTAAAGACAT ATTTGATGTGGATGGATATGTGACTGGGTTCGGAAATCCTGACTGGGCGAGGACTCATCCGGCTGCCACATCAACAGCCCCAGCCGTTTTGGCTGTCTTAAGGGGAGGTGCAACATGTGTTGGTAAAACTGTCTTGGACGAAATGGCATACAg TATGAATGGAGAAAACAAACATTATGGCACACCTAAAAATCCATGTGCGCCTGATCGGGTGCCTGGAGGATCTTCCAGTGGATCTGCTGTTGCAGTAGGTGCAAAGCTTGTTGATTTCTCCTTAG GAACTGACACTGGAGGAAGTGTAAGAATACCTGCATCGCATTGTAGAATTCTTGGCTTTCGGCCTTCACATGGTGCCATTTCTACAACTGGAGTAATTCCTATGGCACAGAGTTTTGATAGTGTGG GATGGTTTGCTAGAGATCCTATGATTTTGAACAGAGTTGGACGAGTACTACTGCAATTACCTGAGGTGGATCCTGTCATACCCTCTCAGATAATTATCGCTGAAGATTGTTTCCAGCTTTCAACCATTCCAAGTGATCGAGTTACTGAACCTCTTCTTAAATCAGTGAACAAGTTATTTGGGG GTGATCTGGTAAAGCATGCAGTCCTTGGGGACTATGTCAAGGAAAAACTTCCAAGTTTAAAACAATTTATGATCAAGGGAAACGTCGATCAAGAGTATAATATACCATCTTTGGCAGCTCTTGCAAGTGCAGTACAGTTGCTTTTAAG GTATGAATTCAAGAATAACCATGGCGAGTGGATTAGTACTGTCAAACCTGATTTAGGTCCTGGAATATCAGAACGTGTACGGGAAGCCCTTAGGGCAACAGATGAAAATTTGGATGTTTGTCACTCTGTGAAGACTGAACTACGTGCTGCTCTGAATGCTCTTCTTGGG GATTTTGGTGTCCTGGCAATTCCCACGGTTCCAGGGCCTCCACCAAAACTACAAAGTGATCAAATTCCATTGGAAGCTTTTCGTGCCAAGGCTTCTAGCTTGCAGTCAATTGCTGGAGTATCTGGATTCTGccaa GTGAGCATACCACTAGGGATGTATGATAATCTTCCTGTGGCAATTTCCTTGTTGGCGAAACATGGTTCAGATGGATTCCTGCTTAATTTTGTTGAGATTCTTTATGACACTCTCCAAGAAGAGGTTGGCGTTGCTGAGAAAAAGGGTTACTGA
- the LOC115981526 gene encoding amidase 1-like isoform X3: MAYSMNGENKHYGTPKNPCAPDRVPGGSSSGSAVAVGAKLVDFSLGTDTGGSVRIPASHCRILGFRPSHGAISTTGVIPMAQSFDSVGWFARDPMILNRVGRVLLQLPEVDPVIPSQIIIAEDCFQLSTIPSDRVTEPLLKSVNKLFGGDLVKHAVLGDYVKEKLPSLKQFMIKGNVDQEYNIPSLAALASAVQLLLRYEFKNNHGEWISTVKPDLGPGISERVREALRATDENLDVCHSVKTELRAALNALLGIIQDFGVLAIPTVPGPPPKLQSDQIPLEAFRAKASSLQSIAGVSGFCQVSIPLGMYDNLPVAISLLAKHGSDGFLLNFVEILYDTLQEEVGVAEKKGY, encoded by the exons ATGGCATACAg TATGAATGGAGAAAACAAACATTATGGCACACCTAAAAATCCATGTGCGCCTGATCGGGTGCCTGGAGGATCTTCCAGTGGATCTGCTGTTGCAGTAGGTGCAAAGCTTGTTGATTTCTCCTTAG GAACTGACACTGGAGGAAGTGTAAGAATACCTGCATCGCATTGTAGAATTCTTGGCTTTCGGCCTTCACATGGTGCCATTTCTACAACTGGAGTAATTCCTATGGCACAGAGTTTTGATAGTGTGG GATGGTTTGCTAGAGATCCTATGATTTTGAACAGAGTTGGACGAGTACTACTGCAATTACCTGAGGTGGATCCTGTCATACCCTCTCAGATAATTATCGCTGAAGATTGTTTCCAGCTTTCAACCATTCCAAGTGATCGAGTTACTGAACCTCTTCTTAAATCAGTGAACAAGTTATTTGGGG GTGATCTGGTAAAGCATGCAGTCCTTGGGGACTATGTCAAGGAAAAACTTCCAAGTTTAAAACAATTTATGATCAAGGGAAACGTCGATCAAGAGTATAATATACCATCTTTGGCAGCTCTTGCAAGTGCAGTACAGTTGCTTTTAAG GTATGAATTCAAGAATAACCATGGCGAGTGGATTAGTACTGTCAAACCTGATTTAGGTCCTGGAATATCAGAACGTGTACGGGAAGCCCTTAGGGCAACAGATGAAAATTTGGATGTTTGTCACTCTGTGAAGACTGAACTACGTGCTGCTCTGAATGCTCTTCTTGGG ATTATTCAGGATTTTGGTGTCCTGGCAATTCCCACGGTTCCAGGGCCTCCACCAAAACTACAAAGTGATCAAATTCCATTGGAAGCTTTTCGTGCCAAGGCTTCTAGCTTGCAGTCAATTGCTGGAGTATCTGGATTCTGccaa GTGAGCATACCACTAGGGATGTATGATAATCTTCCTGTGGCAATTTCCTTGTTGGCGAAACATGGTTCAGATGGATTCCTGCTTAATTTTGTTGAGATTCTTTATGACACTCTCCAAGAAGAGGTTGGCGTTGCTGAGAAAAAGGGTTACTGA
- the LOC115981526 gene encoding amidase 1-like isoform X1, translating into MAKDTDYGAFMEKFVLQQSSSARELPLNSLTFAVKDIFDVDGYVTGFGNPDWARTHPAATSTAPAVLAVLRGGATCVGKTVLDEMAYSMNGENKHYGTPKNPCAPDRVPGGSSSGSAVAVGAKLVDFSLGTDTGGSVRIPASHCRILGFRPSHGAISTTGVIPMAQSFDSVGWFARDPMILNRVGRVLLQLPEVDPVIPSQIIIAEDCFQLSTIPSDRVTEPLLKSVNKLFGGDLVKHAVLGDYVKEKLPSLKQFMIKGNVDQEYNIPSLAALASAVQLLLRYEFKNNHGEWISTVKPDLGPGISERVREALRATDENLDVCHSVKTELRAALNALLGIIQDFGVLAIPTVPGPPPKLQSDQIPLEAFRAKASSLQSIAGVSGFCQVSIPLGMYDNLPVAISLLAKHGSDGFLLNFVEILYDTLQEEVGVAEKKGY; encoded by the exons ATGGCAAAAGACACTGACTATGGAGCTTTCATGGAGAAGTTCGTTCTACAACAAAGCTCATCAGCCCGTGAGCTTCCTTTGAATTCACTCACCTTTGCTGTTAAAGACAT ATTTGATGTGGATGGATATGTGACTGGGTTCGGAAATCCTGACTGGGCGAGGACTCATCCGGCTGCCACATCAACAGCCCCAGCCGTTTTGGCTGTCTTAAGGGGAGGTGCAACATGTGTTGGTAAAACTGTCTTGGACGAAATGGCATACAg TATGAATGGAGAAAACAAACATTATGGCACACCTAAAAATCCATGTGCGCCTGATCGGGTGCCTGGAGGATCTTCCAGTGGATCTGCTGTTGCAGTAGGTGCAAAGCTTGTTGATTTCTCCTTAG GAACTGACACTGGAGGAAGTGTAAGAATACCTGCATCGCATTGTAGAATTCTTGGCTTTCGGCCTTCACATGGTGCCATTTCTACAACTGGAGTAATTCCTATGGCACAGAGTTTTGATAGTGTGG GATGGTTTGCTAGAGATCCTATGATTTTGAACAGAGTTGGACGAGTACTACTGCAATTACCTGAGGTGGATCCTGTCATACCCTCTCAGATAATTATCGCTGAAGATTGTTTCCAGCTTTCAACCATTCCAAGTGATCGAGTTACTGAACCTCTTCTTAAATCAGTGAACAAGTTATTTGGGG GTGATCTGGTAAAGCATGCAGTCCTTGGGGACTATGTCAAGGAAAAACTTCCAAGTTTAAAACAATTTATGATCAAGGGAAACGTCGATCAAGAGTATAATATACCATCTTTGGCAGCTCTTGCAAGTGCAGTACAGTTGCTTTTAAG GTATGAATTCAAGAATAACCATGGCGAGTGGATTAGTACTGTCAAACCTGATTTAGGTCCTGGAATATCAGAACGTGTACGGGAAGCCCTTAGGGCAACAGATGAAAATTTGGATGTTTGTCACTCTGTGAAGACTGAACTACGTGCTGCTCTGAATGCTCTTCTTGGG ATTATTCAGGATTTTGGTGTCCTGGCAATTCCCACGGTTCCAGGGCCTCCACCAAAACTACAAAGTGATCAAATTCCATTGGAAGCTTTTCGTGCCAAGGCTTCTAGCTTGCAGTCAATTGCTGGAGTATCTGGATTCTGccaa GTGAGCATACCACTAGGGATGTATGATAATCTTCCTGTGGCAATTTCCTTGTTGGCGAAACATGGTTCAGATGGATTCCTGCTTAATTTTGTTGAGATTCTTTATGACACTCTCCAAGAAGAGGTTGGCGTTGCTGAGAAAAAGGGTTACTGA